The window GATGGAGCGCTCTAAAGAGCTGATGTTACTGCAAAACACAGCCAGTGTTCTGCAGATGATGAAGAGCGATATTCAGCGAGCAGGATTTGATGGTAGCGATAGAAATTCGGTCAAAATATCCGGTGCAAGTAACACACTTTATACCATTAGTGGCGCTGACTCTGGGCTTATGGCATACGTTTATAACGTTGGGGTTTCTGGAGCTACGTCTTTGTATAAAAACGTGGTGTATGAGCAACGGGATGGCACGCCTGAATCGCTCTTTGTGTGTCAAAAGAAGCAAGCCACTATATGGAATATCAATGATGTGGCCAACCTCTCCGGTACAGGGACGTGTAACACACTCTTCGACAAAAAGGCGATCCACGTTAATCGGTTTGATCTTGTGAGTGAGGTTTTAGAAAACACTGACGCCAAGAGTGCCCTAATAACCGTTACCTTGGGGACTGAATTGAAAGATGCGACGAATATTCGTACGGAGAAGTCCTTTACTGTGAAACAAAGGAACTGGCAATAATGAATAAACAACAAGGTGCAGCAGCGTTACTGGTTGTCAGTGTATTACTTGTCGCTGCGTTAATGATGTCGCTTGGTAGCTACAAGTCTCTTTTTTATCAGATCAAGCGTGCCAATAACCAAATTGAAGCGCGGCAAGAGCACTGGCGTGCTGAGGGGGGATTGGAGTGTGGCTACGCGATAAATAAAGCGGATATGTCGGTCACACCAAATACGCAAGACTACTCTAGTTGTTTGCAAAGTACCGTTACTGCAACTCAATCTTTGGTCGACCCGAAACTCTACGAGCTATCTTCGAGCGTAAACAACCGAGTTGAGACCTTCAAGAGTATTGAAGTAATTGGCAGACCCACTGGTGCTATACAGGCTCGCTCTGATTTGAAGTTAATGGGGTCCTATCTTTTTACGCCGGAATTTGTCGAGCCAGACACTTGTGTATCTGTTCGATTTATGACTTCAGTAGCAATGGAGGGCGCTTTTGTTACTACACACCCTTCTGGAAAAACGTGTAGTTCATCTCATATGACGAATACTGCGCGCTCAGGGTTATGCGTTTCTGGTGACTCTAACTGTGATGATTCTGCTGGCATAAACGACTATAAAGTGAAAGTCATTGGTAACAATCAAGATTATATTGGCGACGAAAAGATGTTTGAGCATGATTTTATTCATGACCCAAACCTTGACCCTTTTGAAGCGTTTTTTGGTTACCCTCGCTCCCAATTAACTCAAATAAAAAATGGATTCGTGGTGATTGATGGGAGTGTGGCAAGTAGCTCGTCAACAGTTCAATCTTGTGTTGACAGGATAATCAGTGCGTTTTCTGTGAGCGATAAAGTGTGGGTGGTTGGTGATTGTGACCTAGAAACCGGTATCGGAATCAACCTTAATGCTAGCCCTAAGCTTCTTGTTATCGAGAATGGCTTATTGTCGGTTAATGGTGCTGACTCTTTTCCCGGAACTGTTTACCAATTGTTTACTTCTACAGTCAGTGACATGACCGCAAGATGGACATCAGATGTCTCAGTCACTCCATTTATAGGAGGACTCTCGACAGACGAAATAAAAAAACTTACTTTTTTTTCCCGTGGCGCTTTCAAGCCTGTAGGTGGGTATGTTTTCGACACCCCTGGTGGGTTAAGTGTTTTTGGTGCCGCAGTTAACTTGGAATTTGATTCCACATCCGTACCCAATGATCACAAGAAAATTAAATGGAAAAAGGGTTCTTGGAATGATCTCTAAACAAAAAGGCTTTAGCTTAATCGAGGTGCTGATTTCGTTTCTGCTGCTTGGTATTGGCGCACTTGGTTTAACTAAGCTACAAATCTACATGGAACGTGAATCGGATTACGTGATTCAAAGTATCGAGGCACTGCGACTGGCCGAAAATCAACTTGAGCTGTTCCGCACTCGAGGTGCTTCTGAGGCAATGTCTACTATGACACCGGCCAGTTTCGCTGCTATTGCAACAGGATCTTCTGCTACTGGATCTTATATCGTTGAGTGGGAAGTGCCTGCAGCAACGATCTCCGAATCTCTCAAGACCATCACGATAACTTCTAGCTGGAAAGATAGGATGGGGGAAACGCAATCGATTGAGCTAAAAACAATGATTTCGCGTTACAGTGAGTTTGAAAACTAACGTGTTTTATATTCCTTTTGCAATTGCTTTTGTCGTAAGTATCTACAACCTTTATGCTTGGTTAGGTGGTTAATAAGTGGTTTTGCAACTGTTAATGCAATGGTGTACTACTGTTTTTTTTATGTTTAATTGATATGGATTTTTGCAAAATATGTCTCCAAATATGGAAAAAAGCGTAGAATCTTGTGCTTTCTTAATATCTATTTAATAGAATGCTCTACTGAAAATAGGCTATGGAACCAACATCATTCATATGGAGTTACCATGAGTAACCAAGCAGTAAATAAGGCACCATCACCGAAGCCGAGCGGGATGGATCGCTTTCTGAACTTTATCGAGCGAGTAGGTAATAAAATTCCCGATCCAGCGATTCTGTTCTTCTGGGCACTAATCATTACTTGGGCTGCGTCTGCACTTTTGTCGAATGTTTCTTTCGACCTTCTAAACCCTCGAACTGGCGAAGCTCTTACTATTACTAACCTTCTAACAGGTGAAGCACTGGCAAGCTTCCTTGCTAATATGGTGACAACGTTCACTAGCTTTGCGCCACTTGGCATCGTTCTAGTAGCGATGTTGGGTGTAGGTGTTGCCGATTCTTCTGGCTTCATCACGACTGGCCTTAAGAAGATGCTGAACTTCACGCCAGCAAAACTTCTTACTCCAATGCTAATTCTTGTAGCAATCGTATCGCACACAGCGGCGGATGCGGGCTACGTTCTGGTTATTCCTCTTGGTGGTATCATCTTCCACGCAGCTGGTCGTCACCCTCTAGCGGGTATCGCAGCAGCGTTTGCAGGTGTATCAGGTGGTTTCTCTGCTAACTTTATTCCTTCAGGTATTGACCCTCTATTGGCTGGTTTCACACAAACAGCTGCACAGGTTCTAGATCCTGAGTACGTGGTTAACCCATTAGCAAACATCTTCTTTACTGGTCTATCTTCAGTAATCATTGTTGCTATCGGTTGGTACGTAACTGAGAAAATCATCGAACCACGCCTAAAGAACACACCAATCGACGAAGACGCAGAGAAAGCACCAGATCTAGGTTCTTTCACTGAGCTTGAGTCTAAAGCGTTCCGTTACGCTGGTTGGGCAATGATGGCGGGTATCGCTCTTCTTGTTGTGGCGCTTATTCCAGAAAACTCTGCACTGCGTTCACCTGAGGGTGAGATCACTGCGTTCTCTGCGCCAATCATGAAGTCTATCGTTCCGTTGATCTTCATCCTGTTTATCATTCCGGGTTACGTTTACGGTCGAGTTTCTGGCACGTTCAAGACAAGTAACGACGTCATCAAAGCGATGGCGGATACCATGTCTACTATGGGCGCATACATCGTAATGTCGTTCTTCTGTGCACAGTTCCTATCTGCATTTGCGCAATCAAACATCGGCACGATGCTAGCGCTATACGGTGCTGAAGGCCTGAAAGCGATGAACCTACCAGGTGAAGCAACTATCATCGGTATGATTCTTCTAACAGCTTCTGTAAACCTTCTAATCGGTTCTGCATCAGCGAAATGGGCTCTTATCGGTCCAATCCTAGTTCCGATGCTAATGGCTGTGGGTATCTCTCCTGAGCTATCTCAGGCGGCTTACCGTGTAGGTGACTCTGTATCGAACATCATTTCACCCCTGATGGTATTCTTCCCTCTAGTAGTGGTTTACTGTCAACGTTACGTGAAATCGACAGGTATCGGTACACTAGCATCGCTAATGATGCCATTCTCGATTGCAATGCTAATCGGCTGGTCTATCTTCCTAGTGGTTTACTGGATGCTAAATATTCCTCTAGGTATTCAAGCGCCATACACTTACACTATGTAAGAACGTTAAAGCTATTAAGTAAATTTAGAAAGCGCTGGTCGAGAGACTGGCGCTTTTTTTGTTTTCGGGAATTGAAGAACGGACTTTGTCCTACAGGACGCTGCGCTTCCAGAGTCGGGAACGCGCAGCTCTAGGAATCGAGAGGTGTGTGCTGAAAGATTAGTGAAAGAAACTCAGTTCAAATAGCGTTGACAGAATGTGCTCCTAGAAAAACAAAATAAATCGCATCCCGCATCCCGCATCCCGCATCCCGCATCCCGCATCCCGCATCCCGCATCCCGCATCCCGCATCCCGCATCCCGCATCCGCTTCCACTTCCCCTCTTTGAAGGTTAAAATCCACTTTCAATTACGACCTATCCCAAATACCGGAGCCTCCTTTTGTCAGATTCTCAGTTTTCCCCTCAAGACGAACTATTTATGCGCCGTGCGATGGAGCTTGCAGAGCAAGCAGAAGCAGAAGGGGAAGTGCCGGTTGGTGCTGTTCTAGTGAAAGACGGAGAGATCATTGCGGAAGGTTGGAACCGTTCTATTTGCGCTCATGATGCGACGGCGCATGCGGAGATCCAAACTTTGCGTAAAGCGGGTGAAGCTCTAGGAAACTATCGACTGCTTGATACCACTTTGTATGTCACGCTAGAGCCTTGCCCAATGTGTGCTGGGGCATTGTTACACAGCCGAGTGAAACGCGTCGTTTACGGTGCGCCTGACTTAAAAGCAGGCGCTGCAGGAACGGTATTAAACTTGTTTGAAAGCCAAGCAGCGTACCATTACGCAACAGTTGAAAATGGGCTGCTGGAAGAAGAATGCCGCTCTCAGTTGCAAGCATTCTTTAAACGTCGCCGCAAAGAAATTAAAGCGAAGAAACAAGCGCAAAAGGCGTTGGAAAACGAGCGGGAAAATAAAGATAAGTAAGTTGAAAGGAGAATTAGTTTTTTCGGCTAGAAGTATTTTTAGCAAACACCTACCTAAGAGTAGATGTTTGCTTCACATTCTCAGTGATTCACTAGGTGAACGAAAACACGGTTACGTGCACTGACTTTCTTTTTCATACTCGTCAGCTTACGCTTGCGGCGGTTAGCAGCCACTGTCTTATTCAAACGTTTTGACTGCACTCTGCGCTTTCTCATAATCAGAACCTCTTGCAGACAACGAACACACTCTCCGACACTCGCATAGCAAAGCGTCTGACATACTATCAATCGATGACATTCTGATGAGGCACGCCTACGGATGAAGGTGGCATCAGTTTGAGGAGAAGTGACTAAAAGAACTTCTCTGCTATGCAAGCCTAATATTGGTATGGCACCAATGAGCATCACAAGCTAGATAAGCCCGAAAGACTGGATTCTGGATAACTTGATCTGTTGACTCAAAAAAATAGCGAGCTGAGGGCTCGCTATTTTCGAAGTTTTTATTCTGCTTTTGGCACTGGTGTTTGCTCTGCTTCTTGAGGCGCATTTTCTTCAGGTGGTGGTGTTACTTCAACTGCCCCTGAAACCTGTTCAGCCAAGGTCTCCACAGCACCAGAAACTAATAGATTAGGATCGAGTGGCGGGATAACCTGCAGGTCTTCTGTATCCTCGTCGATAGCAGGCTTTTGGCTTACATGGCCAATGATCGATTGATAGTAACGGCGGATGTTTTCTACGTAGTTACGTGCTTCATCACCACGGGCATAACCGTAACGAGTCTGGCTGTAATAACGTTTCTGACGCAACAATGGTAGACGCTCTTTTACATCTGCCCATGCGTTCGGATCGCCGCCTTGCGCTTTAGTCAGGCGTCGTGCGTCCATCATATGACCATAGCCAACGTTGTAAGATGCCAACGCAAACCAAATCTTTTCGTGTTCATTAATGGAATCTGGTACACGAGCGACAATACGACGCAGGTATTCCACACCACCTCGAACAGACTGTTCTGGGTCAAGTCGGTCCGTTACCCCAACGCTCTTCGCAGTAGGCAATGTAAGCATCATCATTCCACGTACACCCGTCGGTGATTTTGCTTTTGGTTTCCAGTGGGACTCTTGGTAAGCCAATGCGGCGATCAAGCGCCAGTCGAACTCTTCACTGTACTTTTGGAACAGTGGTGACCATTTCGGCAGGGTGTTATCCAAAGCTCGAATAAAGGCACGCGTGTCTACGTAGTCGAAAGCTTCAATGTGACCGATGTATTTCTCTTCGAGTGTCGCGAGTTCACCAGACTGTTTAATGTTGCCAAAGAACTCGATCAACATGGCATACAAGCTTTCATCTTCAGAACGACGAGTAAACCAAGAGACAGGTTGGTCTTCGGTGAGCTCAAAAGCCAAAGCTAAATCTGGGTATAGGCGCTGCGCCAAAGACAGTTCCACCGAGTCAGTTACTGTAAAACGCAACTCACCTGTTGATACGTGTTTTAAGAGGTCGCGAGTATCGGCATCGCCAATAATTTCGAATTGCAGCTCTGGGTGTTCTTTCTGTAGCGCGGTTAATGTCGGAACAAATTGTGACTGCTCAACAATTTGCAGCGTCTCTGCTCCTGCATTGCTGTCTTCGTTTCCGGCTTTCTCATCTTTTGATTCTTGATACTTGATGAGCTGGTCTACATCGCGAGGGCGAAGCTGGCCTTTTTTGTACACTACTTGCTGGCTCACATAGTAGTAAGCAGGCCCGGGACGGAAGCGTTGAACCGCTTGAGAAGTTTGGTTTAAACCTGTCGCGATAATATCAATATCGCCTTTTTTTAGAGCAGGGAATAACTCTGCTTGGCGGAAAGCGGGTCTGATTTCCAACTTCACGCCGAGTTGCTCTGCAAATTTGCGCGCCAGTTCGTAATCCAAGCCAGCAGGACCATCAGGACCAATGTAGTAGGAGAGTTGGTTGTTTAGCGTGCCAACACGTAGGACACCACGCTCTTGGATTTGCTCGAATTCACTTTTGGGTTCCGACTCAATCTGACAGGCAGAGAGTAAAAGCACAGAGGCGAAAAGTAGGGCGCTGCGCTTGAGTCGGTTGAACTGACTTATTTGCATTAATTCGGTACGTCTCGATAATTTTCTAGTTGCCTTTATATCAAAGCGAGCTGGTGGGGCAAAGTGAATCAGACAGATAGAGTGCGACATTGTGTGATTTATCGACATTTTAGTCGGAATTCAAATTTGACGAAAAAAATGACGCAAACGGTTGCTTTTAGTGTTACATCACAAAAACAATTGCTATATAATGCGCTCGCAACGAAGAGGTGGCATCGGCATAGGTTTGAAAAACCTTCGGGAATAGCTTCGAAGAAAACAGTATAACCCACTGAATTTATTCCAATATCACCTTAATCACTTGCAATAAGAGACCTAAGCACATGAGAATTTTGCGTGGCTCCCCAGCTCTTTCTGAGTTTCGTGTTAATAAACTACTGGAACTTTGTCGTGAACAAGATCTGCCTGTCACTGGCATTTACGCTGAGTTCATGCACTTTGCGGATCTAAAGTCTGACCTTGATGCTCAAGAGTTGGAAAAACTGGAAAAATTGCTGACTTACGGTCCAACGATCGAAGAGCATGAGCCAGAAGGTCTTCTACTTCTTGTTACGCCTCGTCCGGGCACTATTTCGCCTTGGTCTTCTAAATCTACTGATATCGCCATCAACTGTGGCCTAGACAAAGTAAAACGTCTTGAGCGCGGCACGGCATACTACGTAGAGACATCGACGCCTCTTAACGATGCTCAAATGGCTGATGTAAAAGCACTCATCCATGATCGCATGATGGAAGTGACATTTACTGATTTTGATGCGGCAAACGCGTTATTCCAAGCGGCAGAACCTGCGCCTGTAGCAGACGTTGACCTATTAAAAGGCGGCCGTGCTGCGCTTGAAAACGCAAACGTTACCCTAGGTCTTGCACTTGCAGATGATGAAATTGAATACCTCTACGATGCGTTCGTAAATAAGCTAGAACGCAACCCGACTGACATCGAACTAATGATGTTCGCACAAGCGAACTCAGAGCACTGTCGTCACAAGATCTTCAACGCAGACTGGACTATCGACGGAGTTAAGCAAGAGAAGTCTCTGTTCAAGATGATCAAGAACACATTCGAAACTACGCCTGAAAACGTACTGTCTGCATACAAAGATAACGCAGCGGTAATGGTAGGTTCTGATGTAGGTCGTTTCTTCCCGAACCCAGAAACTCGCCAGTACGGTTACAGCCAAGAGAAAGCGCACATCCTAATGAAGGTGGAAACGCACAACCACCCAACTGCTATCTCTCCTTGGCCGGGTGCTTCTACTGGTTCAGGCGGTGAAATTCGTGATGAAGGCGCGACTGGTATCGGTGGTAAGCCAAAAGCAGGTCTAGTTGGTTTCACAACCTCTAACCTACGTATTCCTGGTTTTGAACAGCCATGGGAAACAGATTTCGGTAAACCGGGTCGCATCGTTAACGCTCTAGACATCATGCTAGAAGGCCCACTTGGTGGTGCGGCGTTCAACAACGAATTTGGTCGTCCAAACCTACTTGGTTA is drawn from Vibrio campbellii CAIM 519 = NBRC 15631 = ATCC 25920 and contains these coding sequences:
- a CDS encoding PilW family protein, which translates into the protein MFNQKGASLVEFMIASSLGLISLAIVGSLYISGQKVAMERSKELMLLQNTASVLQMMKSDIQRAGFDGSDRNSVKISGASNTLYTISGADSGLMAYVYNVGVSGATSLYKNVVYEQRDGTPESLFVCQKKQATIWNINDVANLSGTGTCNTLFDKKAIHVNRFDLVSEVLENTDAKSALITVTLGTELKDATNIRTEKSFTVKQRNWQ
- a CDS encoding type IV pilus modification PilV family protein; this encodes MISKQKGFSLIEVLISFLLLGIGALGLTKLQIYMERESDYVIQSIEALRLAENQLELFRTRGASEAMSTMTPASFAAIATGSSATGSYIVEWEVPAATISESLKTITITSSWKDRMGETQSIELKTMISRYSEFEN
- a CDS encoding AbgT family transporter, producing the protein MSNQAVNKAPSPKPSGMDRFLNFIERVGNKIPDPAILFFWALIITWAASALLSNVSFDLLNPRTGEALTITNLLTGEALASFLANMVTTFTSFAPLGIVLVAMLGVGVADSSGFITTGLKKMLNFTPAKLLTPMLILVAIVSHTAADAGYVLVIPLGGIIFHAAGRHPLAGIAAAFAGVSGGFSANFIPSGIDPLLAGFTQTAAQVLDPEYVVNPLANIFFTGLSSVIIVAIGWYVTEKIIEPRLKNTPIDEDAEKAPDLGSFTELESKAFRYAGWAMMAGIALLVVALIPENSALRSPEGEITAFSAPIMKSIVPLIFILFIIPGYVYGRVSGTFKTSNDVIKAMADTMSTMGAYIVMSFFCAQFLSAFAQSNIGTMLALYGAEGLKAMNLPGEATIIGMILLTASVNLLIGSASAKWALIGPILVPMLMAVGISPELSQAAYRVGDSVSNIISPLMVFFPLVVVYCQRYVKSTGIGTLASLMMPFSIAMLIGWSIFLVVYWMLNIPLGIQAPYTYTM
- the tadA gene encoding tRNA adenosine(34) deaminase TadA, with translation MSDSQFSPQDELFMRRAMELAEQAEAEGEVPVGAVLVKDGEIIAEGWNRSICAHDATAHAEIQTLRKAGEALGNYRLLDTTLYVTLEPCPMCAGALLHSRVKRVVYGAPDLKAGAAGTVLNLFESQAAYHYATVENGLLEEECRSQLQAFFKRRRKEIKAKKQAQKALENERENKDK
- the mltF gene encoding membrane-bound lytic murein transglycosylase MltF, with product MQISQFNRLKRSALLFASVLLLSACQIESEPKSEFEQIQERGVLRVGTLNNQLSYYIGPDGPAGLDYELARKFAEQLGVKLEIRPAFRQAELFPALKKGDIDIIATGLNQTSQAVQRFRPGPAYYYVSQQVVYKKGQLRPRDVDQLIKYQESKDEKAGNEDSNAGAETLQIVEQSQFVPTLTALQKEHPELQFEIIGDADTRDLLKHVSTGELRFTVTDSVELSLAQRLYPDLALAFELTEDQPVSWFTRRSEDESLYAMLIEFFGNIKQSGELATLEEKYIGHIEAFDYVDTRAFIRALDNTLPKWSPLFQKYSEEFDWRLIAALAYQESHWKPKAKSPTGVRGMMMLTLPTAKSVGVTDRLDPEQSVRGGVEYLRRIVARVPDSINEHEKIWFALASYNVGYGHMMDARRLTKAQGGDPNAWADVKERLPLLRQKRYYSQTRYGYARGDEARNYVENIRRYYQSIIGHVSQKPAIDEDTEDLQVIPPLDPNLLVSGAVETLAEQVSGAVEVTPPPEENAPQEAEQTPVPKAE